A genomic stretch from Vibrio neptunius includes:
- a CDS encoding porin yields MKKTLVALSVLAAAANVNAAEIYSTDASKVSLKGEVDAYVATTDIEKQGTSGVERTETDPFVTVWGKVQLDAEHKVSDTLTSFASFEIESSTGFDSSKTDNSAKFDDMYIGVKTDTWGVAIGEVGDLAESLDAIEKGDITNEGQFFGSAGGHRAESSGNGIVFKAELAEGLVFVADANTESSKNVDNTYGASLDWTINDMFSVGASAINGEQAQDTDYQVVGMSASATVGGFYFAATFAQFEGVNSFGLFGDKTTSTFTDANGAKSTVDNDYAYMDGNAYGVAAQYTINKTRLYATYDVMDLDEFTVSGANAEGDTTNLVLGVDYALQDNVTIFGEFQTAETSNDFDGANGAKGLDADTFVLGAYYTF; encoded by the coding sequence ATGAAAAAGACTCTAGTAGCTCTTTCAGTTCTAGCGGCAGCAGCAAACGTAAATGCAGCTGAAATTTACTCTACAGATGCTTCTAAAGTATCTCTAAAGGGTGAAGTAGATGCATACGTTGCAACTACAGATATCGAAAAGCAAGGCACTTCTGGTGTAGAACGCACTGAAACAGACCCATTTGTTACAGTTTGGGGTAAAGTTCAACTAGACGCTGAGCACAAAGTTAGCGATACACTAACTAGCTTCGCTTCTTTCGAAATCGAATCTAGCACTGGTTTCGATTCATCGAAGACAGATAACAGCGCTAAGTTTGACGACATGTACATCGGTGTTAAAACTGACACTTGGGGTGTGGCAATTGGTGAAGTTGGCGACCTAGCTGAATCTCTAGACGCAATCGAGAAAGGCGATATCACTAACGAAGGTCAATTCTTCGGTTCTGCTGGCGGTCACCGTGCTGAGTCAAGCGGCAACGGCATCGTATTCAAAGCTGAACTTGCTGAAGGTCTAGTATTCGTAGCTGACGCTAACACTGAGTCTAGCAAAAACGTAGACAACACTTACGGTGCGTCTCTAGACTGGACTATCAACGACATGTTCTCTGTAGGTGCTTCTGCTATCAACGGTGAGCAAGCTCAAGACACTGATTACCAAGTAGTGGGTATGTCTGCTTCTGCAACGGTTGGCGGTTTCTACTTTGCTGCAACGTTTGCACAGTTTGAAGGTGTAAACTCGTTCGGTCTATTTGGTGACAAGACTACTTCAACTTTCACAGACGCGAATGGTGCTAAGTCTACTGTTGATAACGACTACGCATACATGGACGGTAATGCTTACGGCGTTGCTGCACAGTACACTATCAACAAGACTCGTCTATACGCAACTTACGATGTAATGGACCTAGACGAGTTCACTGTAAGCGGCGCGAATGCTGAAGGTGACACTACTAACCTAGTTCTTGGTGTTGACTACGCTCTTCAAGACAACGTAACTATCTTTGGTGAATTCCAAACTGCGGAAACTTCTAACGACTTTGACGGTGCTAACGGTGCTAAAGGTCTAGACGCAGATACGTTTGTACTTGGTGCTTACTACACATTCTAA
- the rsmS gene encoding pleiotropic regulatory protein RsmS has protein sequence MSSNSTGLESAPDEIKLAVDLIYLIESNEIDPHVALAAIKIVESDLKQKVESNS, from the coding sequence ATGTCATCGAACTCAACCGGTCTGGAGAGTGCTCCAGATGAAATTAAACTCGCCGTTGATCTGATTTACCTGATCGAAAGTAACGAGATCGATCCTCACGTTGCTCTCGCAGCAATAAAAATCGTCGAGTCTGATTTGAAGCAAAAAGTGGAGTCTAACTCGTGA
- the dinG gene encoding ATP-dependent DNA helicase DinG — MTISKIQQIIRTSYQNLQSQLDNFVPRRAQNYLVAEITKTLCGEYHKSTRMIVAEAGTGIGKSLSYLMAAIPVALLNNRKVVISTATVALQEQLINKDLPLYRRLVEREFSFILAKGRQRYCCAEKLASACGADGGQMAMFDSKPKRKDIEQLELMYNRLVQNKWDGDRDSWPKPIPDDIWQSIVSDKHSCNNSMPAHRDCPFQKARSELDKTDVIIANHSLVMADADLGGGVILPEPENTIYVFDEAHHLPHVARDHSSAAASLKGAASWLERLNQSVTKFANLADEKRVGRFRNDLQDAVQQLIPSLTQLASRFDADQFEDGCYRFENGDLPTWLEEESKQLKIITQKSAQAVAKIADLIAERVKEGELANRLAEPALAELGFYIQRMDNLAQVWNLMAEPAREKGAPLARWLEVAPEREGDFVVNVSPLEVGWQLDQQLWSRCIGAVLVSATMRALNSFSFFCRQAGISEKPEDGVKFLALASPFDYQNQAELRVPKMSYEPQAPQFTEHLVDRLPELIVENKANLVLFSSYWQMNQVTDALSSYFIKKGWALQVQGKESRSEILKKHKTLVQCQKTSILFGTGSFSEGLDLPGELLENLIITKIPFAVPTSPVEQAHAEYIESKGGNPFMQITVPEASKKMIQSVGRLLRKERDSGTVIILDRRIVTKRYGKALLDSLPPFKRIIE, encoded by the coding sequence ATGACAATCAGTAAAATCCAGCAAATCATTCGTACCAGTTATCAAAACTTGCAATCTCAGTTGGATAACTTCGTACCTCGGCGAGCTCAAAACTACTTAGTCGCAGAAATTACTAAAACTTTATGTGGTGAATATCACAAATCTACACGCATGATTGTCGCAGAAGCTGGAACAGGCATAGGAAAGTCACTCTCTTATCTTATGGCAGCGATCCCGGTAGCCTTGCTCAACAATCGCAAGGTGGTCATTTCAACCGCCACGGTGGCGTTACAAGAACAATTGATCAACAAAGACCTCCCTCTATATAGAAGATTGGTTGAGCGAGAGTTTTCTTTCATACTGGCCAAAGGAAGGCAACGTTATTGTTGCGCGGAGAAGCTCGCCTCGGCTTGTGGCGCGGATGGCGGCCAGATGGCGATGTTCGACAGCAAACCAAAGCGCAAAGATATTGAGCAACTTGAGCTGATGTACAACAGGCTGGTACAAAATAAGTGGGATGGTGATCGAGACTCTTGGCCAAAACCCATCCCAGATGACATTTGGCAGTCAATCGTCAGTGACAAACATAGCTGCAACAACAGTATGCCTGCTCATCGCGATTGTCCGTTCCAAAAAGCACGTTCAGAGTTAGACAAAACCGATGTCATTATTGCCAACCATAGCTTAGTGATGGCTGACGCCGACCTCGGTGGCGGCGTTATTCTTCCCGAGCCCGAAAATACCATTTACGTGTTTGATGAAGCCCATCACCTACCCCATGTGGCGCGAGATCACTCCTCGGCAGCCGCGAGTTTAAAAGGTGCCGCCAGTTGGCTTGAGCGTTTAAATCAGTCTGTGACCAAGTTTGCCAACCTTGCCGATGAAAAGCGCGTCGGCCGCTTTCGCAACGATCTGCAAGATGCCGTTCAGCAGTTGATTCCCTCACTGACTCAACTTGCCAGCCGCTTTGATGCGGATCAGTTCGAAGATGGCTGTTATCGATTCGAAAATGGCGATTTGCCGACTTGGCTCGAGGAAGAGTCCAAACAACTTAAAATCATCACACAAAAAAGCGCACAAGCCGTCGCCAAAATTGCCGACCTGATCGCAGAGCGAGTCAAAGAAGGCGAACTGGCTAATCGACTAGCGGAACCAGCTCTGGCAGAACTGGGCTTTTACATACAAAGAATGGATAACCTGGCTCAGGTCTGGAACCTGATGGCAGAACCTGCGCGAGAAAAAGGTGCTCCCCTTGCAAGATGGCTAGAGGTTGCTCCAGAACGTGAAGGCGACTTTGTTGTCAATGTCTCCCCATTAGAAGTGGGTTGGCAATTGGATCAACAACTATGGAGTCGATGCATTGGTGCTGTCTTAGTGTCAGCCACCATGAGAGCACTCAACTCCTTTAGTTTCTTCTGTCGACAAGCCGGGATCAGTGAAAAGCCAGAAGACGGTGTGAAATTCCTCGCACTGGCTTCCCCGTTTGACTACCAGAATCAAGCTGAGCTTCGTGTGCCTAAAATGAGTTACGAACCTCAAGCTCCTCAGTTCACGGAACACTTGGTCGATCGTTTACCAGAACTCATCGTTGAGAACAAAGCTAACTTAGTCTTGTTTTCATCTTACTGGCAGATGAATCAGGTCACGGATGCCTTGTCGTCATATTTTATAAAAAAAGGTTGGGCACTACAGGTACAAGGTAAGGAGTCTCGCTCCGAAATCCTAAAAAAACATAAAACCTTGGTTCAATGTCAGAAAACCAGCATTCTATTCGGCACGGGTAGCTTTTCCGAAGGGCTTGACCTTCCTGGGGAGTTGCTGGAAAACCTTATCATTACCAAGATACCTTTTGCCGTCCCCACTTCACCAGTGGAACAAGCTCACGCAGAGTATATTGAGAGCAAAGGTGGAAACCCATTTATGCAAATCACAGTACCTGAAGCGAGCAAAAAAATGATTCAATCCGTCGGACGACTGCTGCGTAAAGAGCGCGATTCTGGTACAGTCATCATCCTTGACCGCCGTATTGTCACAAAGCGATATGGCAAGGCACTACTCGACTCTCTGCCGCCATTTAAACGTATCATCGAATAA
- a CDS encoding TSUP family transporter, with amino-acid sequence MEFFEPTMLLVLALVAFVAGFIDAVAGGGGMLTVPALLSLGLPPHIALGTNKLAATFASSTAAVTYYKKRLFKPHCWGRAFIATLIGATLGTLVVDLISTEWLEKILPIIILLAAMYTIWHKTPHSNSNEMPQPCPKFNKKQYIQGFSIGFYDGVAGPGTGAFWTVSSMALYRLNILLASGLSKAMNFTSNFTSLVTFAILGHIDWVLGLTMGICLMAGAFVGAHSAIRFGAKFIRPVFVTVVSILAVKLAYEAWFVNL; translated from the coding sequence ATGGAATTTTTTGAACCGACAATGTTGTTGGTGTTAGCCTTGGTTGCCTTTGTTGCAGGCTTTATCGACGCCGTTGCCGGTGGAGGTGGTATGCTCACCGTGCCCGCTCTGCTTTCATTGGGCTTACCCCCTCATATTGCCTTGGGGACCAACAAGCTCGCCGCCACTTTTGCTTCTTCAACAGCCGCGGTGACCTATTACAAAAAACGCCTATTCAAACCTCACTGTTGGGGAAGGGCCTTTATTGCAACATTAATTGGGGCAACACTCGGTACCTTGGTGGTTGACCTTATTAGTACCGAGTGGCTGGAAAAAATTCTGCCCATCATCATACTACTGGCGGCGATGTATACCATCTGGCATAAAACACCACACTCAAACAGCAACGAAATGCCACAACCTTGTCCTAAGTTCAATAAGAAGCAATACATCCAAGGCTTCAGCATAGGTTTTTATGATGGGGTGGCAGGACCGGGGACAGGCGCGTTTTGGACCGTCAGTTCGATGGCTTTATATCGACTCAATATCTTGTTAGCCTCTGGCTTATCGAAGGCGATGAACTTTACCAGTAATTTTACGTCGCTGGTCACCTTCGCCATCTTAGGTCACATTGATTGGGTGCTTGGGCTCACCATGGGGATATGCCTAATGGCTGGTGCCTTTGTTGGCGCCCATTCCGCCATTCGATTTGGCGCCAAGTTTATTCGCCCTGTCTTTGTTACAGTAGTCAGTATATTGGCCGTTAAACTTGCCTATGAAGCTTGGTTTGTTAACTTATGA
- a CDS encoding DUF2057 domain-containing protein, translating to MKKIKPLFLAVLATAISLPSMALDLDLGSGISAEVLNGKTIKDENYELVKGDNQFVFEFSGKLKDGHKREYYSSRPYIVTLDLSTAEKLEVELLSTKLNKIERWVDKKQPIFQFKIDGKVIDDHQELLPPAEGTFPYSNIPALVDTYNKERGLVFDSGKVVELKEELAKLEQSQPLASGERKTTTIAGVTESENTLQLKLWYLRASDEDRKNFKRWMIEQD from the coding sequence GTGAAAAAAATAAAACCTCTATTTCTGGCTGTACTGGCGACTGCTATTTCTCTCCCTTCCATGGCGCTTGATTTGGATTTAGGCAGTGGTATTTCAGCAGAAGTATTGAATGGCAAAACAATCAAAGACGAAAACTATGAATTGGTCAAAGGTGACAACCAGTTTGTGTTTGAATTTAGTGGCAAACTGAAAGACGGCCACAAGCGAGAATATTATTCTTCACGCCCATATATTGTGACTTTGGACCTTTCCACAGCCGAGAAACTAGAAGTGGAATTGCTTTCCACAAAGTTGAATAAAATCGAACGGTGGGTTGATAAAAAACAACCGATCTTTCAATTTAAAATTGATGGAAAAGTCATTGATGACCATCAAGAGCTACTGCCTCCTGCTGAAGGCACCTTCCCATACTCAAATATTCCGGCTTTAGTGGATACGTATAATAAAGAGCGTGGACTGGTGTTCGATTCTGGAAAAGTCGTTGAGCTAAAAGAAGAGTTAGCCAAATTAGAGCAAAGCCAACCTCTTGCTTCGGGCGAAAGAAAAACTACCACGATTGCAGGTGTTACTGAGTCAGAAAATACCTTACAGCTAAAACTCTGGTATTTGCGCGCAAGCGATGAAGATCGCAAGAACTTTAAGCGCTGGATGATCGAGCAAGACTAA
- a CDS encoding cupin domain-containing protein — MAEFLAQYWHKKPTVIKSGFSDFVDPISPDELAGLAMEEEVDSRYIANADGQWSAQQGPFDDSLFENLPESHWQLVVQACNHWHLGAAQLIEPFKQLPNWLFDDLMVCFSAPQGGVGPHIDQYDVFIIQGSGQRRWRVGALDKGQYKESIQAGALRQIEGFDAIIDQVLEPGDILYIPPGFPHEGDTLEPSMSYSMGFRSPKEQELLSNFADYILANDKGDVHLHNPEMTPQHQYGEILSTDLDKLTSMLRSALQSESDIREFMGSMLSQSRHQLDIVEPEAPLNTQDIYHHLESLGSLRKVSGLRALYHQNQPAHVYINGEAYSVESPHLADLLCNQESIELQHIDGQLSDPQLQLLTTLVNLGYWYLD; from the coding sequence ATGGCTGAGTTTCTGGCTCAGTACTGGCACAAAAAACCCACGGTCATTAAATCTGGGTTTAGTGATTTTGTTGACCCAATTTCTCCAGACGAGTTAGCTGGGCTTGCGATGGAAGAAGAGGTCGATTCACGCTACATTGCTAACGCCGACGGTCAGTGGTCAGCGCAACAGGGCCCTTTTGACGATTCTCTGTTTGAAAACCTGCCAGAATCCCATTGGCAATTGGTCGTTCAAGCCTGCAACCATTGGCACCTTGGCGCCGCACAACTCATAGAGCCTTTTAAACAACTACCGAATTGGCTATTTGATGATCTCATGGTGTGCTTTTCTGCACCTCAAGGCGGCGTCGGCCCCCACATCGACCAATATGATGTATTCATCATTCAAGGCAGCGGGCAACGTCGCTGGCGGGTTGGCGCTCTCGATAAAGGTCAATATAAAGAATCGATTCAGGCTGGTGCTTTACGTCAGATTGAAGGGTTTGATGCGATCATAGATCAAGTCCTAGAACCCGGCGACATTCTCTATATCCCGCCAGGGTTCCCTCATGAAGGGGATACGCTAGAACCAAGCATGAGCTACTCGATGGGCTTTCGTTCACCAAAAGAACAAGAGCTGCTGAGCAACTTCGCTGACTATATACTCGCCAACGACAAAGGCGATGTGCATCTGCACAACCCAGAGATGACCCCTCAGCATCAGTACGGTGAGATCCTCAGCACAGACTTAGACAAACTAACGTCGATGCTAAGATCGGCTCTGCAATCAGAGTCCGACATCCGTGAATTCATGGGTAGCATGCTCAGCCAATCTCGCCACCAGCTCGATATAGTTGAACCTGAAGCACCGCTCAACACACAGGACATCTATCACCACCTCGAATCGCTAGGCAGTTTACGTAAAGTCTCGGGCCTACGTGCTCTGTACCATCAAAATCAACCTGCTCACGTGTACATAAACGGCGAGGCCTACTCCGTTGAGTCACCGCATCTTGCCGATCTATTATGCAATCAAGAGTCAATCGAGTTGCAGCACATCGACGGCCAGTTATCTGACCCACAACTGCAGCTTCTCACGACACTGGTCAATCTCGGCTACTGGTACCTAGATTAG
- the bioA gene encoding adenosylmethionine--8-amino-7-oxononanoate transaminase — protein sequence MDLEFDRRHIWHPYTSTLTPLTCYPVTSAKGVYLQLEDGRALVDGMSSWWSAIHGYNHPALNEAAHQQIGKMSHVMFGGITHEPAINLCKKLLSLTPSNLEHVFLADSGSVAVEVSLKMALQYWHAKGKTRPKFLTLRDGYHGDTFAAMSVTDPDNSMHSIYKGFLPEHIFADSPRTGFHQEWDESDLDDFTAKLEAHHNEIAAVILEPIVQGAGGMRIYHPNFLKGVRQLCDKYGVLLILDEIATGFGRTGTMFACEHSQIEPDILCVGKALTGGYMTLSATLASKHVADTVCGGEAGCFMHGPTFMGNPLACAVAAANLEILETGHWQHQTQQIESAFSELLPRLKHYDLVADVRWLGAIGVVEATRPVNMEKIQQQFVDQGVWIRPFGKLIYMMPPLISQPRHIETLVNAIESALLEPDCFD from the coding sequence ATGGATCTCGAGTTTGACCGTCGCCATATATGGCACCCCTATACTTCGACACTAACACCTCTGACCTGCTACCCCGTGACCTCCGCCAAAGGGGTCTATTTACAACTCGAAGATGGTAGAGCACTCGTTGATGGCATGTCTTCTTGGTGGTCAGCTATTCACGGCTACAATCATCCTGCTCTCAACGAAGCGGCTCACCAACAAATAGGAAAAATGTCACACGTGATGTTTGGCGGCATCACTCACGAGCCTGCGATTAACCTGTGCAAAAAACTCCTATCACTGACTCCCAGTAATCTTGAACATGTATTTTTGGCCGATTCAGGGTCCGTGGCCGTCGAAGTGAGCCTCAAAATGGCCCTTCAGTATTGGCATGCAAAAGGAAAAACACGTCCTAAGTTTTTGACCCTCAGAGACGGTTATCATGGTGATACCTTCGCCGCAATGTCCGTGACAGACCCAGATAACTCAATGCATTCGATTTATAAGGGCTTCCTTCCCGAGCATATCTTTGCTGACTCGCCGCGAACTGGCTTTCATCAGGAGTGGGATGAATCCGATCTGGATGATTTCACCGCTAAACTGGAAGCTCATCACAACGAAATCGCCGCCGTGATCCTTGAGCCCATTGTTCAAGGCGCCGGTGGGATGCGCATTTACCACCCCAACTTTCTAAAAGGCGTACGCCAGTTATGCGATAAGTATGGTGTGCTATTAATACTTGATGAGATTGCTACAGGGTTTGGGCGAACAGGTACAATGTTCGCCTGTGAACATTCGCAAATCGAGCCCGATATTCTGTGTGTTGGCAAAGCGCTGACAGGAGGGTACATGACATTGTCAGCCACTCTCGCCTCAAAACACGTCGCCGACACTGTCTGTGGCGGTGAAGCGGGCTGCTTTATGCACGGACCCACTTTTATGGGCAACCCACTCGCCTGCGCTGTGGCGGCAGCAAACTTAGAAATACTTGAAACGGGTCATTGGCAGCATCAAACACAGCAAATCGAATCGGCCTTTAGTGAGTTGTTGCCGAGGTTAAAACACTATGACTTAGTCGCTGATGTAAGATGGCTAGGGGCCATTGGCGTCGTTGAGGCAACACGACCTGTTAATATGGAAAAAATCCAACAACAATTTGTTGATCAAGGGGTGTGGATCCGCCCATTTGGCAAGCTTATCTATATGATGCCACCATTGATCAGCCAGCCTAGACATATCGAAACACTCGTGAATGCTATTGAGAGTGCGTTACTAGAGCCTGACTGCTTTGATTAA
- the bioB gene encoding biotin synthase BioB yields MEVRHNWTVSEVRELMAKPFMDLLFEAQLVHRQHQQHNYVQVSTLLSIKTGACPEDCKYCPQSARYQTDIEKERLMEVERVLDAAQKAKNAGSTRFCMGAAWKNPKARDMPHLTEMIKGVKGMGLETCMTLGMLTPEQATELADAGLDYYNHNLDTSPEFYGSIITTRTYQDRLDTLSHVRDAGMKICSGGIIGMGESANDRAGLLVELANLPTHPESVPINMLVKVKGTPLEEVEDVEPFDFIRLIAVARILMPKSAVRLSAGRENMNEQMQALCFMAGANSVFYGCKLLTTPNPSEDKDMQLFTKLGINSQEVSQRPDEIEENDLLDRVVERIAARPAKDDLFYDASV; encoded by the coding sequence GTGGAAGTACGTCATAACTGGACCGTGTCTGAAGTACGCGAGCTAATGGCAAAGCCGTTTATGGATCTTCTTTTTGAAGCGCAGCTAGTCCATCGCCAGCATCAACAACACAACTACGTACAGGTCAGTACGTTACTTTCCATTAAAACAGGTGCATGTCCTGAAGATTGTAAGTACTGTCCGCAGAGTGCCCGCTATCAAACCGATATCGAAAAAGAGCGCTTGATGGAAGTGGAGCGAGTGTTAGATGCTGCACAAAAAGCCAAAAATGCGGGTTCGACCCGTTTTTGTATGGGGGCGGCTTGGAAAAACCCTAAAGCTCGTGACATGCCGCATTTGACCGAAATGATTAAGGGGGTCAAAGGTATGGGTCTTGAGACCTGTATGACTCTCGGTATGCTCACGCCTGAGCAAGCGACGGAATTAGCAGATGCGGGTTTGGATTATTACAACCATAATCTTGATACCTCTCCTGAGTTTTACGGCAGTATTATCACGACACGTACCTACCAAGATCGTTTAGATACCTTGTCTCACGTGCGTGACGCCGGTATGAAAATCTGCTCTGGTGGGATCATAGGTATGGGAGAAAGTGCCAACGATCGTGCTGGACTGTTGGTGGAGTTAGCCAACTTACCTACTCATCCTGAAAGCGTCCCTATCAACATGTTGGTCAAGGTTAAAGGAACGCCACTTGAAGAGGTTGAAGATGTTGAGCCATTTGATTTTATTCGTCTCATCGCTGTTGCACGTATTTTGATGCCAAAATCAGCAGTGCGCTTGTCAGCGGGGCGCGAAAATATGAATGAGCAGATGCAGGCTCTGTGCTTTATGGCTGGAGCCAACTCGGTGTTTTATGGATGCAAACTGTTGACAACGCCCAACCCTTCGGAAGACAAAGATATGCAGTTATTTACCAAGCTGGGTATCAACAGCCAAGAAGTCTCTCAGCGGCCAGATGAGATTGAAGAAAATGATCTGCTTGATCGTGTCGTTGAGCGTATCGCTGCTCGTCCAGCGAAGGATGATCTTTTCTACGATGCCAGTGTTTAA
- a CDS encoding methyl-accepting chemotaxis protein: MRTLSVQWKITLLAGCCLLITSLSLIGFSVYNAVTNQQQIKAQSAESVINKSEQLLETRAQLNATEVAEYLNEALYRAEMLASNALFLKTNTEENFGDSEELRTALDEMVRRSVLSFDSIHGAYLVFRPNMLDGEDSNYVDAEYVGSNERGQFAPYWVTAQNGENVVSNVLSQADLDATQNSERFFCPLSSGGSCVSTPRLINQDGGQVLATSISVPIMIDDTVIGFFGIDLRLDAMANIVAESDNQLFNGNGHVNIISLDGSLIASDEPSAAIGQSFSSSTLSGDQLTDLLFGQEVQTQWSSNGQWLSVFAPIMVANQTWGVLFDMPRSSVLADAEMLDQTISHQVESSVKTELFAGVVLVILGLATIALLASRLVKPIREVVARLDDIASGEGDLTQRLEVKSQDEIGHLAIGFNQFLDKLQSIISDVVETTLQIGTTTEQSHVAAQQTRSSSDAQFKEVDLVATASEEMTQTAGLVVQNAEIAVSEAEKANLAADSGKKVIEQSQTEMVRLVERMTAAVPVVEELAKNNANITEILTVIEGISEQTNLLALNAAIEAARAGEQGRGFAVVADEVRSLASRTQSSVGEIRQVIESVQQGTQDVVDAIQDGNNLANDSAQQVERAVSQLNQIFEAIASINDMNSQIVKAAEEQQSVSGEVNQSVSNIRDLSAQILSQAEESETVSTQIGTLSQRQQQLVSQFKV; the protein is encoded by the coding sequence ATGCGAACCCTTTCCGTTCAATGGAAAATAACCCTTCTCGCAGGTTGTTGCCTGCTTATCACTTCTTTATCCCTGATCGGATTTTCTGTCTACAACGCAGTGACTAACCAACAACAGATTAAGGCACAAAGTGCTGAGTCTGTGATCAATAAGTCTGAGCAACTGCTTGAAACACGAGCTCAGCTCAATGCCACTGAGGTCGCTGAGTATCTCAATGAGGCTTTGTATCGAGCAGAAATGTTGGCCTCTAATGCGCTGTTTCTGAAAACCAATACGGAAGAAAATTTTGGTGACAGTGAGGAGTTACGTACCGCTTTAGATGAGATGGTACGCAGGTCGGTACTGAGTTTTGATTCGATTCATGGCGCTTATCTGGTGTTTAGACCAAACATGTTGGATGGCGAAGACAGCAACTATGTTGATGCGGAATATGTTGGCTCAAACGAAAGAGGGCAGTTTGCCCCTTATTGGGTTACTGCTCAAAATGGCGAGAACGTGGTGTCTAACGTATTGAGCCAAGCTGACCTAGACGCGACTCAAAATAGCGAGCGTTTTTTCTGTCCACTCTCGAGCGGTGGCTCCTGTGTGAGTACACCCCGTTTGATCAATCAGGATGGTGGGCAAGTGCTCGCAACGTCGATATCGGTTCCGATCATGATCGATGATACTGTGATTGGTTTTTTTGGTATTGATCTACGCTTGGATGCGATGGCTAATATTGTCGCCGAGTCGGACAATCAGCTCTTTAATGGCAACGGCCATGTCAATATTATCAGTTTAGATGGCTCGTTGATCGCCAGTGACGAGCCTTCTGCTGCCATTGGGCAGTCGTTCAGTAGCAGTACCTTGTCGGGTGATCAGCTGACGGATCTTCTTTTCGGCCAAGAGGTTCAAACCCAGTGGAGCAGTAATGGGCAGTGGTTGAGCGTATTTGCGCCTATTATGGTGGCCAATCAGACTTGGGGTGTCCTGTTTGATATGCCAAGAAGCAGTGTGTTGGCCGATGCTGAAATGCTTGATCAGACGATCAGCCATCAAGTGGAGTCTAGCGTAAAAACAGAATTGTTTGCCGGTGTGGTATTGGTCATTCTAGGGCTAGCGACGATTGCTTTGCTGGCATCTCGTTTGGTTAAGCCGATCCGTGAAGTGGTGGCAAGATTGGATGACATTGCTTCTGGTGAGGGGGATTTAACGCAGCGTTTGGAGGTTAAATCTCAAGATGAGATTGGTCATCTTGCGATCGGGTTTAACCAGTTTTTAGATAAGCTGCAATCCATTATTAGTGATGTTGTCGAAACGACGTTGCAAATTGGTACCACGACTGAGCAATCCCACGTTGCCGCGCAGCAAACCCGTTCAAGCAGTGATGCTCAGTTCAAAGAGGTGGATTTGGTTGCCACGGCCTCTGAAGAGATGACACAAACGGCAGGCCTGGTTGTTCAAAATGCAGAAATTGCCGTAAGTGAAGCGGAAAAAGCTAATCTAGCGGCTGACTCAGGTAAGAAGGTGATTGAGCAATCTCAAACCGAGATGGTTCGTTTGGTTGAGAGAATGACGGCGGCGGTCCCTGTGGTGGAAGAGTTGGCGAAAAACAACGCCAATATCACTGAGATCCTGACGGTCATTGAAGGCATTTCAGAACAAACGAATCTACTGGCGTTAAACGCAGCCATTGAAGCGGCGCGAGCGGGTGAACAAGGGCGTGGCTTTGCTGTCGTCGCCGATGAGGTTCGCAGTCTAGCCAGTCGTACACAGTCTTCGGTTGGTGAGATTCGTCAGGTGATTGAGAGTGTTCAGCAAGGCACGCAAGATGTGGTGGATGCTATTCAGGATGGTAATAACCTTGCCAACGATTCTGCGCAGCAAGTGGAAAGAGCGGTCTCACAACTGAACCAGATCTTTGAGGCGATTGCCTCTATTAATGATATGAACTCACAAATAGTGAAAGCCGCGGAAGAACAGCAGTCTGTCTCAGGAGAAGTCAATCAGAGTGTCAGTAACATCCGTGATCTGAGCGCCCAGATCTTATCTCAAGCAGAAGAGTCTGAAACGGTCAGCACACAAATCGGTACACTTTCACAAAGGCAGCAGCAACTGGTCAGTCAATTTAAAGTGTAA